Below is a window of Cloacibacillus sp. DNA.
ATGGTTACGCGCTGCGCGCCTCCGATACCGCGGGGGCTACCCCCGCCACTCCCGCGCGTCTGCCGGAGGGCGGCTGGCAGTGGATGAACACCGGCGCGGCGCTGCCCGACTGGGCGGACGCGGTGCTGATGGTGGAGGATTCCTCGCAGGAGGAGGGCGAGCTCGTCGTCTACCGCTCCCTTACGCCCTCCGCCAACGTGCGCCCTCTCGGAGAGGACGTCATGGCGGGGCAGATCATCGCGCGCGAGGGCGAACCGGTGACCCCGGCCCTGATCTCCCTCTTCCTCTGCGCGGGTATCGACGAGGTGCCGGTCAAAAGAAGGGTGCGAAGCCTCTTTATCCCGACTGGAGACGAGATAATTTCCCGCGAAAAATGGCTCGCGCAGGAGAGCCAGCGCTCCGGCACGGTCGCCGAGAGCAATTCGCTCTTTATCGCCGCCTCCTTCAAGAGGTGGGGCTTTGAGGTTGACGTCGCCCCGATACTTCCCGACGTGCCGCAGATACTGAGGGAATATGTCGAGAGGGGCGCGGCGGAGTATGACCTAGTGCTTGTCGGCGCGGGCTCCGCGAAGGGCAGGCGCGACCATACCATTGAAGTCTTTGAGGAACTTGGCGAGGTCCTCTTCCGCGGCGTGCGCATGAAGCCGGGTCGTCCGGCGATGGCCGCCGTGATCGCCGGAAAGCCGGTGATATGTCTGCCGGGCTTCCCGATGTCGACGGCGGTCGTGCTCTGGTCGCTCGTCTACCCGCTTCTCCGGCAGTTTGCCGGTGAGAGCGGCGACCTGCGGCAGCTTGTGCGTGAATCCCTCGGCGTGAAAGATATCATGGAGACGAGGCTGCTTGTGCAGCATTCCTCCTCCGCTGGTATAGAAGAGTGGCTGCGTATGAAGGTCGCGCGCGTCGGCGACAGGCTCTATTCATGGGCGCTCACCTCTGGCGCTAGCGTCCTCTGGGCTCTCGCGGAGTCTGACGGCATCGCGATGCTTCCCGCCTCGGCGCTCGAGTGCGAGCGGGATACCAGGGTGGACGTCTGGATGACGCGCGGCATAGACCTTGACAGGCGGGTGCTCTTCCAGGGTTCCGACGACCCCGCGATACAGCTGCTGGTGACGCCTATACGCAGGCGCGGCGCGGATTTTGCCTCGCGCGCCGTCGGCAGCATGGGCGGCCTTGCCGCGCTCTCGCGCGGAGAGTGCCACCTTGCCGCCGCGCATCTGCTTGACGAAGATACGGGCGGCT
It encodes the following:
- a CDS encoding substrate-binding domain-containing protein, which codes for MAVKFPEHITLDEAWGILSSAFEGYSEKFKTKLEISAALGDILTEDISASRNVPHYAASAVDGYALRASDTAGATPATPARLPEGGWQWMNTGAALPDWADAVLMVEDSSQEEGELVVYRSLTPSANVRPLGEDVMAGQIIAREGEPVTPALISLFLCAGIDEVPVKRRVRSLFIPTGDEIISREKWLAQESQRSGTVAESNSLFIAASFKRWGFEVDVAPILPDVPQILREYVERGAAEYDLVLVGAGSAKGRRDHTIEVFEELGEVLFRGVRMKPGRPAMAAVIAGKPVICLPGFPMSTAVVLWSLVYPLLRQFAGESGDLRQLVRESLGVKDIMETRLLVQHSSSAGIEEWLRMKVARVGDRLYSWALTSGASVLWALAESDGIAMLPASALECERDTRVDVWMTRGIDLDRRVLFQGSDDPAIQLLVTPIRRRGADFASRAVGSMGGLAALSRGECHLAAAHLLDEDTGGYNDVFIERFSKGQKWARILVFYRTQGIIVQSGNPKGINNFHDLCAKDIVFSNRQPGAGTRVLFDHLLKEEGVAPENIKGYAQICTTHMEAANRVYTGLADATLG